GATAAGCGGGTTATAGTTCCTGTTGCTACAAGAAGAAAAACAGTAAAAACCTTTCCAAATATGTCCTTGTAAAACTCAATCTCCTTCTCTATCCTGCTCACTCAAATACTCCTTATAGACTTCTGGACAGTGCTTTTGTAGGTATTCTTTAATGGCTTCCCTAATAACTTCTGTCTTTCTCATACGAAGTATCCATTGAGCTTCCTCCAATGCTCTATCCATTTCATCTGAAACTCTCAAGGCTATTAGCTTTTTTAGTTTAGCCATGAATTCCTCTTTAATTCTTCAACTAACCTATCTAAATCCTGCCTATCAAACCTTGTGCTTTTCCCTATCTTCACAGGTTTGATTTTCCCCTCTTTAATGAGCTTATAGAGAGTAGCCTTTGAAATACTTAGATACTCACAAGCCTCCTTTACTGTAAGCAGTTTCTTTTCCACTTTTCCCTCCATCTTTTGAAATTCTATCAGTTTATAGTGGTATTTTGCAGACTTTTAAAGTCTTGACAAGTTTACTGGTGTTTACTAATATAAACGATAGAAAACTACTACATACAGGAGGAGGCTATGCGAGAGACTAAACCAAAGTTCGTAGTGGGTGAACCTACGCAAATTGAGTTCCACGGAGACTACTTAACTGCCGTTTTTGACGGCGAAACTGTTTGGGTAGCCGTTAGACCTCTAATTGAAAACCTTGGCTTGGACTGGTCTAAACAGTATCGCAAAATCATTGCCGACCCTGTCTTATCTCAGGTCGTTGCCCAGAAGGCAACAACCTCTCAAGGCAAGGATGGCAAGACTTACCAAGTTAAAATGCTCTGTCTCCCTCTTGAATACATCAACGGTCTGCTTTTCAAAATCAATCCAAGTAAGATTCCCAACCCGCAGGTAAGAGAAAAGGTCATTCTCTACCAGAAAGAGTGCTACAAAGCTCTCTATAACTACTTCATAGCCGATAAGGTTGAAAGAGCCTACAGTTTTGAGGAGTTTGTTAAATGGGCGGAACTTGAAATCAAAACTATCAAGGCTAAAAGTCAAGGAATAGCAAAAGCCGCAAGGCTTATTAATGCAGTTGTTAGAGCTACGAAAGACCCTGTTCTACAGGACAAGCTAACCCGTAAGGTTCTTCAAGAGTTTGGTTATAAAGATGTTGTTGAGGAAGCTGAAAGGGAAAATCCGAAAACCATTCAACGGAGGTTATTTTGAGGAAGAATTGAGAACGGCCGACGAGGTCATCATCTGGATACTTGACACCCGCAACAACCAAACTTTCCCAATCGTCATCGGCCGTTCTTCTACTCAAAAATTTATTCGTCTGGAGCTCTCCCGCAACCTTTAGGGGGAGCTCCCCCTTTTTTCCTCAATTAGGTTCTTTTACAACTTCCTTCCAACAAAACAAAAACAAATCAAGCTCAGCAATATCATCTTCTGTTAGTTCAAAAGCTCCTTTCTTTCTTATGTTCTCCCAAATATCAGCTATTTCGTAGATAGAGGCCATTATTCCTCCAAAAATTCCCTTTTAAACCACTCCGCTCTTTTCTGCCTTGCTGGGGTGAAAATCGGATTACAATCCTCAACCCATCTATCAAGGTAATCAGCCATCATCTTAACGATTTCAGGTTGATGTTCTTTTAATAAGTTCCACATAGATTTTGCTACAAGCCTTGTCTCCTCTTGAGCTTCGGGATGCAAACGGTGAATAAAGAAATTCAGCCAAGCCCTGTAATCTCCCTGCATCCAGAATTGAGTATAGAGACCTAACGGAAGGAATGCACGGGCTTGTTCGGGTTCCCAACCTTCAGTTATAAGTTGCTCATAGGCCATCTCCCCCATCATACAAGAACCTATCCTAATGTCTGGATGAATAATAGCTTCCCTCCCCAGCCAACAAAAGAACTTCACCTTATTTCCCTTCACATACCGCCTGCTCATTTCCATATAGGAAAAAGCCCTGTGTCTTTGAATTTGACGGGCTACGAAAATCGGAACTTTGAGCTTAAAGGTAGCAAAAAACCTTTTGTTTATACTAATAGAAGATGAGATATAACTGTCATGATCCTGATTGAATTCCTTGATAGCCTTCTCCCAATTTATGTAATCACTATTTCTTAAATCTCCAACATCCCAACACCTCACAAACTCAAACGGACTTTCATGTCCCCGCTCAATCAGCAAGTTCCAGAGCCTATCAGGGTCTTTGCAGTATTCGTTTCCGTAAGAAATAGAAGCTACGAGACAAACGGCTTCTTTCCTACTTTCCTCATTTTCGTTAGCCTTGGAGAAGTCCCAGAGCACCACCTTACAGATTGGCGGTTCCTCGTAATCGTAAGGAAATTTCTCGGCAACTTTGTGGATATATTTAAGTTTCATCCTTCATCACCTCCAAAATGTTAATGCATGCCTCTACGACAGCCTTCCCGAGAGAAGTTAAATAAATAGTTTTGCTCTTCCTCTCTACTAACCTCCACTTTTCCATAAGCTCTAAAGTTTCTAAGACTTTTTCAGTTCCTATCTTCTTAACAAGGGTGCTCTGGAAAGAAGCTCCATTGTTGTAGAGGAGAAACAAAAGAGTTCTCAATCTCAAATCGCTAAGATGCGAGAAAAGCAAGGACAACTTCTTTGTATCTTCTTTTGTTATTACAAGCTCTTTCATGTTTCATCACCCTCTTACGAGATTTACGTTTAGGAGGTTTCCAGAGTGGCTCAAATTCATCTTTTTTAGGAGGCTTAACAAGTTTATCTGCCTCTTCCTTCGTTATATCGTCATAGAAAGCTACGTATATTTCCCCTGCATAAGCATCAACCTTAAAGGGACAGGATAATTTCCCTTTCACTCTTGCCCGCCAGAGTCGTCTTTTTACCAGCCTTGCGTCCTCTCTTGTTCCTACGTACTGATAAACTCTCTTTATCCTCATTTCCTTTTCCTCCATCAATAATCGCTTCAGGACCAAAAATCACTTTTGCTAAAGATTTCGGGAATCCATCCGGTAATATGTAAGTGAACGCCTTGTTGAAGTCTGTAGGCTGTACTACTCTACAAAAGAATTCTTTTTCAACTCCATTTTCTATTATCTTGATGTACTTATCCTGAGTGAACGGCGGTTCTGTAAATTTGTAGATAGGCAAAACTACTTTCATCTCTCCTCCTTAAAATTCGATGTCGTCAGGCGGTTCCTCTTCAGTTGTTTCTTCCTTTCTTGCATCCAACGGGCTGAACTTGTCTGCCCTAATCTCAATCTTGCTTCTGTTTTCTCCACTTTCAGTTTTCCAGGTTGACTGCCTTAGACTTCCTTCAACCAAAACCCTGTCTCCCTTGTTGAACCTGCTAACTGTCCAATCTGCTAAATTGCCCCATAAAACCACGTCTATAAATACAGGGTCTTCTTTCCACTCTCTGTTTTTGTCTTTGTATGGATTGTTGACGGCTACCCTGATTCGGGAGAATGGAGTTCCATTAGAGGTGTGTTGAAGCTCTGGGTCAGCAACTAAGCGACCGATAAGAAAAACTTTGTTTAAGTTCATGATTTCCTCCAGAAAATTTAAAGAATGAAAAAGAGAGCTCCACTAAGGGAGTGGAAGACCTTAGAGAGCTGCTAAGGGAGTTCTATTGGAGCTTCTTCCTTAACTCTATTAGTCAGTTCTTTGGCTTCCGGATACTTAATATCATCTAAAGACTTGCTTAATTCATATTCAGGGTCAATTCCTAACTCCATTATTTTCTTTCTCCACCTTTCCTTGGCTTCTTTGATTACCTCGATAGCTTCCTCTTTTGTTAACTGCTTAGAGGATTCCTTGCCGAATTTCTCTCTGATGTAGCTCTTATAGTCAAATTCAGCCAATCCAGACCAGGAATGAATTCCTTTTATGTATTTCCTGTCTAATTCAATTTTGCTATTCTCAACAGGCTTGGTATTAAGCACTTCCCCAGTTTCCTCATCTATTTCAACTCCCATTTCCTCTGCTACGTACATTCCGGACATTTCACTCGGAAATGCCTCACGAAGAGCCTGAACGAGAGCAACTTTTCTAATCATTGTTGCAGGCATAGTTGCCCAGTTGCTCATTAACTTCCCGTCTTTCGTCTTGCGAGCATATTCCTCAATCGCCACTTCAGTGCGTATAGGGTGATTAAAATCTTTTCTGTAAACCTCAGCCCAGCCGCCAACAAGTTCCTCCTTGCTCTTGATGTAAAAAGCTCCGTTTCTATACGTAACTTCTCCTGTATCTCTGTTAACCGTAATAACTCCTGCTTTGTAACCATCTAACTGCTTTGAACGTTCAGCACGTTTAAGAAAAGCATCTTTTCCAACAACTATTACAGGCTGAGAGTTGCCGTATTTGATGAAGTGAACATCATAGGGAGATAAGCTCCTTAATTTGCAGTAGTTAAAGAACTCTTCTATTTCCTCCTGTTTTGCATTAGGAGCGTGATATTTGACGTAAGTAGCTACCTCGTCAAAGGTATATGTTCTTCCATCTTCTGCTACAATAATTTTTGGACTTTCAATAACTGCTTTTGCCATAACTTCCTCCTTTTATTTATTTCCGCTACTCCCGAAACCGCCCTCTCCTCTATTGGTTTCGGTTAGTTCTTCAACCTCAATAACCTGAAAATCTGAAACGGGAACAGGAACTAATTGAGCTATCTTTTCGCCTTTTTCTATTCTCTGTTCCCGTCCTGAAAGGTTAGCCAGAGCAACGATGATTTCTCCTCTGTAGCCGTTATCAATTACTCCAGCAACCACATGGAGTAATCTTCTTGTTGCCACACTTGAACGGTCTTTGATGAAAGCTCCCCAACCTCTTGGAAGCTCAACAGCTATTCCTGTTCTAACCTTCACAACGGGTATTCCGCCATTTTCATTAACAGTTGGGATAACTACATCTTCAAGAGCATACAGGTCAAAACCTAAGTCTCCCTCGTAAGCTCTTGTTGGTAGTTTTGTATCTGGATGCAGGCGTTTACACTTCACGTTCAATCCTCCTTTTAACTTTCTTAACCTTTTCTATTCCCTCTAAAATCCCTTTCGCAGTTTTCTGCTCTCCTATAGCTAAAAGCAAGTCGTGAGCTGCTTCTAATCTGCTTTGCGTTTCTGTTAGATACAGTTTTATAACTGCTAAGGCCTCCTTACGCTTGACTTTTTCTAATTCTTCGTTTAGTATTAATTCAAAATTCGCATTCATCTCCGCCTCCTTGAAATGGTTTTAAGGAGATGAGAGGGCTTTAGGCCCTCTCAAGGGTTTGTTCTTCTATCCTTGCTATTGTTTCTGCAAGTCTGAGAAGCTCTTTCTGAGCTTCTTCTTTTAGGTCAAAAAGAGCATAAGTGTATTTACCTCCTCCTCTTGTTCTGATAAGCACACGGTATTTCTTCACATCAACATCTTTGGTTACCGAAATAGCCTCTATTTCGGTTATTTTGATAAGAGTTCCCTTGTTAGTCTCTATCCACGGCCACATCTCACACCTCCCATAAAGTTCCGTATCTAATTGCTCTTTCTAAGAGGTCGGAAAAGGGACTTTCCACTTCCCCGTAAGGTTCATATCTTCTATCGTCCCAGACTTCTTCCGGTTCTGCTTTTCTTTCCTCGTCTTCGGGGAGCCATAACTCTGGCTCCCCCATCATTTTGTCAATCCAAGAAGAGTCGTAAACTTCCATGGCTCACCTCCATAAGTTTTCTCTCCCTTTAGGAGCAGAGTCCGTTTACAGAGGGCTTGTTAACCCTCACCGGGCTACGTGCACCCGGCCGGTCTTCGGGAGTTACCCCTACTCCTGCTCCCCGCCCGTTACCCCCTATTCGGCTGTCAAAGAGCTTTCTCAAGCGTCTGCTTTAATAATAAAGCGTATGGATGAAAATGTCAAGTCTTTTGCTTTAGTTTTTAAAGCAAAAGCTATTAATATACACCAACCTCTTGACAGACAAGGGATTAAAGGAGGCAGGATTTGAAGGGAGTGGTTAAAGAAGGGAAGGCAGAGAAAGCCCTTACTTTAGGCTTTCTCTATAGTCGTTCCAGAGGGAAACGAGGTTTTGAAGAAGAAAACGTATGTGTTTTTCGTTTTTTAGATTTGCTACGTTAACATTCTTTTTAAGAGATTGGTTGTACATTTGAAGGTAAAGTCTGTCTTTATACTCTTTAAGATAGAGTTTAGGTAAATCTTTAAACTTTAACGCCTCGCGTAAAACTCCAAAATCTCTTCCGGTTTCTTTTTCTATTTGCTCTAAAAGTTTATCAAGTGGGTAATACTCTACTTCAATAAAGAGAAGATTTTTATCGTCAATACATTTAATACATTTACGGCCAAGAAGAGGAGTTGAATCAGTATTTTTCTTGAGTTCTTCTTCTAATCTCTGAATCTCCTGAAAAAACTCTGAAATTTCTTTTTTGTTTGTTGTTTCTTTGATAGTTTCCTCTACTACGAAATCACAAAACTCACAGTTCTCAGGATAACTTTCTTTAACTAACCTATAGATGAACATCTTCACCTCCCAAGTTTTTATTCCACAACGTTCAGATAAAAAAGGGCAGGGACTACCCCTATCCCTCATAACAAGTTTTATCTTTCTTATCGCAAATTAAATAGAATGTTGTAAAACCAATTCTAATTTCTTTTTCGTCTTCTTCTATTGCTTCAATATTGCTTTCTGTTTCTGTGTAGAAGTCAGCGAAGTTTTCGTACTCCCAAAATTCATTTAAAATATCCATGACTTCCTCTACATCATTTTCATCATAGTCATTTCTCCATTGAGGGTAGCTTTCATCAAGAACTTCCAAAACAACTTCAAATGGAGAGTTATAGCCTTCTTTGATGTTTTCTACTGGGAACTTAAATCCTTCTTCTTCTGCGAACCTCATAGCTTCTAAGACTGCTGTTCTGAATTCTGATGTTCTCATCTCCGCCTCCTTTCGATTTGTTTTCCTTCTACTTAATAATATAGACTCAATTGAGTTTATTGTCAAGGGGGAAGAGGATAATTTTTCAAAAAAATGTCGTGAAATGTATTCAAAACGCGGTTGTATCAAGGGCTTGGAGGGTTTATACTGAAAGAAAATCAGAGGAATTAATGAAAAGTAAGATAATACTATCTCCCGAGCTTGCAGCTTTGAAAAAAGAAGGAATCCCTCAACGCGTTATAAGGCAAGCACTTAACAGAACAGCAAAGTCGGCAAAAGCAGCAATATCAAAAGAAGTAAGAAAAATCTATAACATAAAAAAAAGAGACTTCGATAAACACATCACAGTTACTCCAGCCCGGAACACAGACATCGCCGTTGTAGCTATCAAGGGCAAAAGACTACCTCTCTTCTATTTTCTTTCGAAAAGTAGCGTTTCTATCTCACTTAAAAGAAAAAAGCTTCCGGTTTATGAAAGAAAAACAAAAACCGGAAGAGTTGTAAGAGTTCAATCAAAGTGGCCTGCTCTAAAAGTTAAGGTAAAAAGAACGGAAGGATGGAAAGTTTTAAGGCGTAATGCTTTTATCGCACGGATGAAGTCCGGGCATATTGGAATTTTCAGAAGAATGCCAAATTGGAAACACAAGCTTGTCTCTACTAATCCCCGAAAGTATCATGGTCTCCCAATTGCCGAGCTTACAACTCTCAGCTCAGTTCAAATGGTAGAAAACTCAAAAGCACTTAGAGAAGTCGAAAAGATTATCCCAGAAAGACTTAGAAACAACATTGTTCACTCTGTAGCAATGTACTTATACAAAAAAGGGAGGAGGAGGTGAAGACTATTGTTTATACCTATTTCCCTCATTTTTATCATTCTTTTGTAGCTTACGAAAAGAAGTTGCGGCCTTCTGCAGTCCAGGTCTATTTTGCTCTTCTATCACTTGCGGGAAAAGTAATTCCATGTTCACCAAGAAGCTATCTCAAAGAAC
The nucleotide sequence above comes from Balnearium lithotrophicum. Encoded proteins:
- a CDS encoding single-stranded DNA-binding protein, which encodes MNLNKVFLIGRLVADPELQHTSNGTPFSRIRVAVNNPYKDKNREWKEDPVFIDVVLWGNLADWTVSRFNKGDRVLVEGSLRQSTWKTESGENRSKIEIRADKFSPLDARKEETTEEEPPDDIEF
- a CDS encoding phage antirepressor N-terminal domain-containing protein, translating into MRETKPKFVVGEPTQIEFHGDYLTAVFDGETVWVAVRPLIENLGLDWSKQYRKIIADPVLSQVVAQKATTSQGKDGKTYQVKMLCLPLEYINGLLFKINPSKIPNPQVREKVILYQKECYKALYNYFIADKVERAYSFEEFVKWAELEIKTIKAKSQGIAKAARLINAVVRATKDPVLQDKLTRKVLQEFGYKDVVEEAERENPKTIQRRLF
- the bet gene encoding phage recombination protein Bet, whose translation is MAKAVIESPKIIVAEDGRTYTFDEVATYVKYHAPNAKQEEIEEFFNYCKLRSLSPYDVHFIKYGNSQPVIVVGKDAFLKRAERSKQLDGYKAGVITVNRDTGEVTYRNGAFYIKSKEELVGGWAEVYRKDFNHPIRTEVAIEEYARKTKDGKLMSNWATMPATMIRKVALVQALREAFPSEMSGMYVAEEMGVEIDEETGEVLNTKPVENSKIELDRKYIKGIHSWSGLAEFDYKSYIREKFGKESSKQLTKEEAIEVIKEAKERWRKKIMELGIDPEYELSKSLDDIKYPEAKELTNRVKEEAPIELP
- a CDS encoding FAD-dependent thymidylate synthase encodes the protein MKLKYIHKVAEKFPYDYEEPPICKVVLWDFSKANENEESRKEAVCLVASISYGNEYCKDPDRLWNLLIERGHESPFEFVRCWDVGDLRNSDYINWEKAIKEFNQDHDSYISSSISINKRFFATFKLKVPIFVARQIQRHRAFSYMEMSRRYVKGNKVKFFCWLGREAIIHPDIRIGSCMMGEMAYEQLITEGWEPEQARAFLPLGLYTQFWMQGDYRAWLNFFIHRLHPEAQEETRLVAKSMWNLLKEHQPEIVKMMADYLDRWVEDCNPIFTPARQKRAEWFKREFLEE
- a CDS encoding helix-turn-helix transcriptional regulator yields the protein MEKKLLTVKEACEYLSISKATLYKLIKEGKIKPVKIGKSTRFDRQDLDRLVEELKRNSWLN
- the dut gene encoding dUTP diphosphatase; translation: MKCKRLHPDTKLPTRAYEGDLGFDLYALEDVVIPTVNENGGIPVVKVRTGIAVELPRGWGAFIKDRSSVATRRLLHVVAGVIDNGYRGEIIVALANLSGREQRIEKGEKIAQLVPVPVSDFQVIEVEELTETNRGEGGFGSSGNK
- a CDS encoding phage tail protein; amino-acid sequence: MKSKIILSPELAALKKEGIPQRVIRQALNRTAKSAKAAISKEVRKIYNIKKRDFDKHITVTPARNTDIAVVAIKGKRLPLFYFLSKSSVSISLKRKKLPVYERKTKTGRVVRVQSKWPALKVKVKRTEGWKVLRRNAFIARMKSGHIGIFRRMPNWKHKLVSTNPRKYHGLPIAELTTLSSVQMVENSKALREVEKIIPERLRNNIVHSVAMYLYKKGRRR